Proteins from a genomic interval of Kribbella aluminosa:
- a CDS encoding acyltransferase — translation MTSRIAPSADVDDSARIGDGSAVWHLAQIRENAVLGKNCIVGRGAYVGTGVRMGDNCKIQNYALVYEPASLEDGVFIGPAVVLTNDYFPRAVNPDGSPKSGHDWEPVGVTMKEGCSLGARSVCVAPVTIGRWATVAAGAVVTKDVPDFALVAGVPARRLKWVGKAGVPLLDVGNGEWKCPNTGEMYIETDGRLRPAGEATEEN, via the coding sequence GTGACGTCCCGCATCGCGCCATCCGCCGACGTCGACGACAGCGCCCGGATCGGCGACGGTTCGGCGGTCTGGCACTTGGCCCAGATCCGTGAGAACGCGGTCCTCGGCAAGAACTGCATCGTCGGCCGCGGCGCCTACGTCGGGACCGGGGTCCGGATGGGCGACAACTGCAAGATCCAGAACTACGCGCTGGTGTACGAGCCCGCGTCCCTCGAGGACGGCGTGTTCATCGGGCCGGCCGTCGTACTCACCAACGACTACTTCCCGCGCGCGGTGAACCCGGACGGTTCGCCGAAGAGCGGGCACGACTGGGAACCGGTCGGGGTGACGATGAAGGAAGGCTGCTCGCTCGGTGCGCGCAGCGTGTGCGTGGCTCCGGTCACCATCGGCCGCTGGGCGACCGTCGCCGCCGGTGCGGTGGTGACCAAGGACGTGCCAGACTTCGCGCTGGTCGCCGGGGTTCCGGCTCGTCGGCTCAAATGGGTCGGCAAGGCCGGGGTCCCGCTGCTCGACGTCGGGAACGGCGAGTGGAAGTGCCCGAACACGGGCGAGATGTACATCGAAACCGACGGACGGCTGCGGCCGGCCGGTGAAGCAACGGAGGAGAACTGA